The sequence below is a genomic window from Paenibacillus silvisoli.
TATCCGAACATTGAAATTATCGTCGTGGATGACGGGTCGACCCGGCATCAGGAGGCAATAACCCCGTACCGCAGCCGCATTCACTATATCGGAAAACAGAACGGCGGAACGGGAAGCGCGCTGAACCACGGCATTGCCATGGCGAGCGGCAAATACGTAGCCTGGCTCAGCTCGGACGACCGTTTTCTGCCCGAAAAGATAGCGCGGCAGGTCGCTTATATGGAGCAGACGGGAGCGCGTATCTGCCACACCGATTACCATGTGATGAACGAGCACGGCGCGATCACGCAATATGCGCAAGCGGTCAAGTATCATTCCGCCAAAGCGTTCATTACCGGCATCCGGCACGGCTGTCCGGTCAACGGCTGCACCATTATGATGACCAAGGAGCTGTTCCAGGACAT
It includes:
- a CDS encoding glycosyltransferase, with product MLPKVSIIIPFYNDPYVDQAIVSALYQTYPNIEIIVVDDGSTRHQEAITPYRSRIHYIGKQNGGTGSALNHGIAMASGKYVAWLSSDDRFLPEKIARQVAYMEQTGARICHTDYHVMNEHGAITQYAQAVKYHSAKAFITGIRHGCPVNGCTIMMTKELFQDIGGFNETLPYTHDYDLWIRVLLCRVDFHFLNEPLTVYRRHSQMGTVRNFDTVLREANGVNARYAQLLDQLLASMPG